A window from Zingiber officinale cultivar Zhangliang chromosome 7A, Zo_v1.1, whole genome shotgun sequence encodes these proteins:
- the LOC122001191 gene encoding uncharacterized protein LOC122001191 — MAKKLEDAEFWLPAEILGGDDELFLVKGAGDGKVASFSASGFPSELSFGFAANLDSPVESVTDDEEEDYMAGLTKQMAHYFLQDDDKEAEVATGAADNSKAMAGSPQSTLCAWSASSNRGSPNGPSLVSSPPTLSPLEQRGKAENPRDLLHEAAGQVMRLRLDELGHQGSLYERGILRSHMTPPIATAPTKVGVEFFTPNPVLSRQEIQTAHFYHLKRQQEIKQQSSASASAWAKQTKAKSTISGGRYGENLNCRPLDLPASAWPPLGKPPTQPQQPPAFAGSGMRAVFLHTAGARKESAGTGVFLPRTAGNKFEPKKKSGCSTVLVPDRVVQALNLNLDEFAAQPRFPGGFVLSHEALIGRSSVVPSHHKKPHPKLSTLPPTGPAFPAAPTSVAHETGLPQEWTY; from the exons ATGGCGAAGAAGTTGGAGGATGCAGAGTTTTGGCTGCCAGCCGAGATTCTCGGCGGGGACGACGAGCTCTTTCTCGTTAAGGGCGCCGGCGATGGGAAGGTGGCAAGTTTCTCTGCGTCTGGCTTCCCTAGTGAGTTGTCTTTCGGCTTCGCCGCGAATCTGGACTCGCCGGTGGAGTCCGTAACCGACGACGAAGAGGAGGATTACATGGCCGGGCTTACCAAGCAGATGGCTCATTACTTTCTGCAGGACGATGACAAGGAGGCCGAGGTGGCCACAGGAGCGGCGGACAACTCGAAG GCCATGGCCGGCTCACCTCAGTCCACGCTTTGTGCGTGGTCGGCTTCCTCCAACAGAGGGAGCCCGAATGGACCCTCGCTTGTGTCGTCGCCGCCAACGTTGTCACCACTGGAACAGAGGGGAAAGGCGGAAAACCCTCGTGATCTGCTCCACGAGGCAGCGGGGCAGGTGATGCGTCTTCGTCTCGATGAACTCGGTCATCAGGGGAGCTTGTATGAACGTGGGATTCTCCGCTCGCATATGACTCCACCGATTGCCACTGCTCCGACGAAAGTTGGGGTCGAATTTTTTACTCCAAATCCTGTTCTCAGCCGGCAAGAGATACAAACAGCTCAT TTTTACCACTTGAAGAGGCAACAAGAGATAAAGCAGCAGTcgtcggcgtcggcgtcggcgtGGGCGAAGCAGACCAAAGCCAAATCTACCATTAGTGGCGGACGGTACGGCGAAAATCTCAACTGCCGCCCCTTGGATCTCCCCGCCTCGGCGTGGCCGCCCTTAGGAAAGCCACCTACTCAACCGCAACAGCCACCGGCCTTTGCGGGCTCCGGCATGCGTGCCGTCTTCCTCCACACCGCAGGAGCCCGAAAGGAGTCCGCCGGCACTGGAGTCTTTCTTCCGCGCACCGCCGGAAACAAATTCGAACCGAAGAAAAAGTCAG GCTGTTCCACCGTTTTGGTGCCCGACAGAGTGGTACAGGCGTTGAATCTGAACCTCGACGAATTCGCAGCTCAACCACGGTTCCCCGGTGGCTTTGTTCTCAGCCATG AAGCTCTCATTGGGCGGAGCAGCGTCGTGCCGTCCCATCACAAGAAGCCCCACCCCAAGCTCAGCACGCTGCCGCCGACCGGGCCAGCATTTCCAGCAGCACCAACATCAGTCGCTCACGAGACAGGCCTCCCTCAGGAGTGGACCTACTGA